A single region of the Biomphalaria glabrata chromosome 15, xgBioGlab47.1, whole genome shotgun sequence genome encodes:
- the LOC106063473 gene encoding uncharacterized protein LOC106063473, with amino-acid sequence MASHVPLVVLTCCLYVAASLAGLVNRTEYGYQYGDDNGYQDKQDYGWEDRQKKDYGYVEPSYNSWNDKQPENYGWEDKQKYYEWEPKYDSWQDKQLKSYGWENKQEKNYGWENKQNYGWEDKKNYGWEDKQPKNYGWQDKQNYGWEDKQYKNYGWENKQNYGWEDKQNYGWEDKQNYGWEDKQPKNYGWEDKQNYGWEDKQSKSSGYVNWEDRQRQYKGWEDAEYKQPKYNGGYYSQYKPEYKPEYKPEYKPEYKPEYKPEYKPEYKPEYKPEYGLDVDDYLPSFENLWSGWGDNNLLETYGPSDYEKESQVTVFLQILKYLSLKKEEDTSSFLEIFKSFTKVAWKKESYYGNDREVYAQSNVAQYNSYVNSEKDWLSLCDGDDLDSEFRYKKLFLLYLKFRSHYQDQKKIVALTATKAEVKVRQHYSLYSDLIVFAKYIQYEKTALTRFVPFIDSRFKQPYGLFKQCALYGTCNKWVDFDSYGNFGFDFNPRSIGGYEDYERDGRHLALFLRIHNFPQLYSQLGYDNSYDDVFQNLGWDYDSYDGDQDDEYRDRHPFIAYLGNLRKHLTDHKPAEFKQFFEDADENEAKEKSSYFALRGFNHFLYEKSLCDKRSQLQRAFVVFSKFVQYHEDIDKCKQEFLSFKQWHQVKDNQQRLQGFLEFLSSVSQIRGYKRSSFYNGKGVYGKQNENSSSYYNYNNYIAQRNYQKTPARSYYYPNNPFNPFYGKQTPVRDYFGKVFPKQRYDDRYRY; translated from the exons ATGGCATCCCACGTCCCTCTAGTCGTTCTTACTTGTTGCCTCTACGTCGCCGCCTCTTTAGCTGGGCTGGTCAATAGGACAGAGTATGGCTATCAG TACGGAGATGACAACGGCTATCAAGACAAACAAGACTACGGATGGGAAGACAGGCAAAAGAAAGATTACGGCTACGTAGAACCAAGCTACAACAGTTGGAACGATAAACAGCCTGAGAATTACGGCTGGGAAGACAAGCAGAAGTATTACGAATGGGAACCAAAGTACGACAGCTGGCAAGATAAACAGCTGAAGAGCTACGGCTGGGAAAACAAGCAAGAGAAAAATTACGGCTGGGAAAACAAACAGAATTACGGCTGGGAAGACAAAAAGAACTACGGCTGGGAAGACAAACAACCCAAAAATTACGGATGGCAAGACAAACAGAATTACGGCTGGGAAGACAAACAATATAAGAATTATGGAtgggaaaataaacaaaattacggCTGGGAAGACAAACAAAATTACGGCTGGGAAGACAAACAAAATTACGGCTGGGAAGACAAACAACCCAAAAATTACGGCTGGGAAGACAAACAGAATTACGGCTGGGAAGATAAGCAAAGCAAGTCTAGTGGCTATGTAAACTGGGAAGATAGACAGAGGCAGTACAAAGGCTGGGAGGATGCTGAGTACAAGCAACCAAAATACAACGGCGGGTACTACAGCCAATATAAACCAGAATACAAACCAGAGTACAAACCAGAGTACAAACCAGAATACAAACCAGAGTACAAACCAGAGTACAAACCAGAGTACAAACCAGAGTACAAACCAGAATACGGCTTGGACGTTGATGACTACCTTCCATCCTTTGAGAATCTCTGGAGCGGCTGGGGTGATAATAACCTTCTAGAAACCTACGGTCCTAGTGATTACGAGAAAGAGTCCCAAGTGACGGTGTTCCTTCAAATTCTGAAATACTTGAGCCTGAAGAAAGAAGAAGACACAAGCTCATTCCTGGAGATTTTTAAATCCTTCACAAAA GTCGCTTGGAAGAAGGAGTCCTACTATGGCAACGATCGTGAGGTGTACGCACAGAGCAACGTGGCCCAGTACAACAGTTACGTTAACTCTGAGAAGGACTGGCTGAGCCTGTGCGATGGTGACGACCTGGACAGCGAGTTCCGCTACAAGAAGCTCTTCCTACTGTACCTCAAGTTCAGATCCCACTACCAGGACCAGAAGAAGATCGTTGCCTTGACTGCCACCAAAGCTGAG GTTAAAGTGAGACAACATTACAGTTTGTACTCCGACCTCATTGTCTTTGCCAAATACATTCAATACGAGAAGACCGCGTTGACAAGATTTGTTCCATTTATAGAT TCCAGATTCAAGCAACCTTACGGTCTCTTCAAGCAGTGCGCTCTGTACGGCACCTGCAACAAATGGGTAGACTTTGACTCCTATGGCAATTTCGGCTTTGACTTTAACCCAAGAAGTATTG GCGGCTACGAAGATTACGAGAGAGATGGCAGACATTTGGCGCTCTTTTTGAGAATCCACAACTTCCCTCAGCTCTACTCTCAGCTGGGCTACGACAACAGCTACGACGACGTCTTCCAGAACCTGGGCTGGGACTACGACAGCTACGATGGTGATCAAGACGACGAGTATAGGGACAGGCATCCATTCATCGCCTACCTCGGCAACCTCCGCAAACATCTGACTGACCACAAGCCCGCCGAGTTCAAACAGTTCTTTGAAGATGCTGATGAGAACGAGGCTAAAGAGAAATCCTCTTATTTCGCACTCAGA GGTTTCAACCATTTCCTGTACGAGAAGTCCCTGTGTGACAAGAGAAGTCAGCTCCAGAGGGCGTTTGTCGTATTCTCCAAATTCGTCCAGTACCACGAAGACATCGATAAATGCAAGCAAGAGTTTCTCAGTTTCAAGCAATGGCACCAGGTCAAGGATAA CCAACAGAGGCTCCAGGGATTCTTGGAATTTCTGAGCAGCGTGTCCCAGATCAGAGGTTACAAGAGAAGCAGTTTCTACAATGGCAAGGGAGTCTACGGAAAACAAAACGAGAACTCGTCTTcctactacaactacaacaaTTACATTGCTCAAAGAAATTATCAGAAGACACCCGCACGTAGCTACTACTACCCAAATAATCCTTTCAACCCATTTTACGGAAAGCAA ACCCCCGTCCGTGACTACTTTGGAAAAGTTTTTCCCAAGCAAAGATATGATGACAGATATAGATACTAG